In Actinoplanes sp. NBC_00393, a single genomic region encodes these proteins:
- the glsA gene encoding glutaminase A yields MEILENDVVPYVSTGELPSPEHVRLSLDQAYERYRTVTAGACSQVYPALARVPADLFGICAAGARGGSYAVGDADHGFTIMSVAKPFVFALICQTAGPEPIRRRLGVNATGLPFNSLAAVERGPDGRTNPMVNPGAIATASLAPGATTEARWAFLRDGLSRFAGRELTLDDEVYASASATNHRNRALADLLHAYRLLDSDPVEAVDLYTRQSCVRVTATDLAVMGATLANGGVNPRTRERVVDSSVCHYALAVMATSGLYETSGDWLYDVGVPGKSGIGGGIIVVSPGKGGLAAFAPPLDGYGNSVKGQLAARFLSQRLGLTLFASEPAGPLAGELR; encoded by the coding sequence ATGGAGATTCTCGAGAACGACGTCGTCCCGTACGTCTCGACCGGCGAGCTGCCCTCCCCGGAACACGTGCGGCTGTCCCTCGACCAGGCGTACGAGCGGTACCGGACCGTGACCGCCGGTGCCTGCTCCCAGGTGTATCCGGCGCTGGCCCGCGTGCCGGCCGACCTGTTCGGCATCTGCGCGGCCGGCGCCCGCGGCGGTTCGTACGCGGTCGGGGACGCCGACCATGGCTTCACGATCATGAGTGTGGCCAAGCCGTTCGTGTTCGCCCTGATCTGCCAGACCGCCGGGCCGGAGCCGATCCGCCGGCGGCTCGGTGTCAACGCCACCGGGCTGCCGTTCAACTCGCTCGCGGCGGTCGAGCGGGGCCCGGACGGCCGTACGAATCCGATGGTCAACCCTGGGGCGATCGCCACCGCCAGCCTGGCGCCCGGCGCCACCACCGAGGCCCGATGGGCCTTCCTGCGCGACGGACTGTCCCGGTTCGCCGGCCGGGAGCTGACGCTCGACGACGAGGTCTATGCCTCCGCGTCGGCGACCAACCACCGCAACCGGGCTCTCGCCGACCTGCTGCACGCCTACCGGCTGCTCGACAGCGATCCGGTCGAAGCCGTCGACCTGTACACCCGGCAGAGCTGTGTGCGGGTCACCGCCACCGACCTCGCGGTAATGGGCGCCACCCTCGCCAACGGCGGCGTGAACCCGCGCACCCGGGAACGCGTGGTGGACAGCTCGGTCTGTCACTACGCGCTCGCGGTGATGGCCACCTCCGGTCTGTACGAGACGTCCGGGGACTGGCTGTACGACGTCGGTGTGCCGGGCAAGAGCGGCATCGGCGGCGGCATCATCGTCGTCTCGCCCGGCAAGGGTGGTCTGGCCGCGTTCGCCCCACCGCTCGACGGCTACGGCAACAGCGTCAAGGGCCAGTTGGCAGCGCGGTTCCTTTCGCAACGGCTCGGACTGACCCTGTTCGCCTCCGAGCCTGCGGGCCCTCTGGCCGGGGAGCTCCGGTGA
- a CDS encoding DUF1622 domain-containing protein gives MSFHDAMESVVNGFEIAGVAILVAGSLLALASAAVDVRRDGGRVAYQRARQGIGRAILLGLEVLIIADIVLTITVDRTLESAVTLGLIVLVRTFLSFSLDVELEGILPWRRRAAVTASSTSDEEEPAP, from the coding sequence GTGAGTTTCCACGACGCGATGGAATCGGTGGTCAACGGCTTCGAGATCGCCGGCGTCGCGATCCTGGTCGCCGGTTCGCTGCTGGCCCTCGCGTCGGCGGCGGTCGACGTCCGCCGCGACGGCGGCCGGGTCGCCTATCAGCGGGCCCGGCAGGGCATCGGCCGGGCGATCCTGCTCGGCCTGGAAGTCCTGATCATCGCGGACATCGTGCTGACGATCACCGTCGACCGCACGCTGGAGAGTGCCGTCACGCTCGGGTTGATCGTGCTCGTGCGTACGTTTCTGAGTTTCTCTCTGGATGTTGAACTGGAAGGGATCCTGCCGTGGCGCCGGCGGGCGGCGGTGACGGCTTCATCCACGTCGGATGAGGAAGAGCCCGCACCGTAG
- a CDS encoding cation-translocating P-type ATPase, which yields MSVQLESDPGQVRGVDWHAMTVDEVAEALTADTGDGLSAAEVTARQDRYGPNALRSAPPAPWWKLLVSQFSDGLILVLFGAAVLSLAIGEIEEAVFIAVLLVFNGVLGFGQERQAQKSLAAIQALVVPHARVRRDGTVQQVPADELVPGDLVLLEAGDTVPADGRLVAAFRLAMAEAALTGEAVPVDKNTGAVGRDTALADRTDMAFTHTAVTAGRAEVLITATGMDTEIGKLATLMSEVESEPTPLQRQTAQLGHRLAMIAGAAVLGLLIVGLVQGEDFQELIVGAIALAVAAIPEALPATVTVTLAVGMSRLAKRRAVVKRLHAVETLGSTSVICSDKTGTLTLNQMTARTLVRGTEELSVEGQGYSPDGRIISCDFDGQPPELRQLTAAMALCNDAVIRDGACIGDPTEGALVVLAGKAGIDVTGARRRFPRVGEVPFDSATKYMATFHEDTSGQRPGEVVICVKGAVESVLERVDHIADRNGEPLALDDAGRVAVRAAADRLAGRGQRVLAAAGRWVPRDRLDLDGDLAQAATGLTFLGLVGIVDPPRSEAKDAITAAHRSGIEIKMITGDHPATAHAIAEALGITGDVVRGADLEAMDDRELAGRVRDIGVFARVAPEHKLRIVRALQSHHLVVSMTGDGVNDAPALEQADIGVAMGITGTEVTKEAADMILLDDNFATIVTAVREGRTIYENIVKFVRFQLSTNLSAIMTVLASALLSTTAPFTTIQILWVNLICDGPPALALGVDKPRPGSMDEPPRSKKAQILPWSRLRVLLWLAAIMGACTLGVVAWAGQLYGAAVAATMGWTTFVLAQLFNVFNARAERASTFTSGFFSNRYVWISVGAVAFAQLAIVKVDWLGDFFDAAHLTGAQFAICLALGSLVLWLEEIRKWVVRRRARSVRTAVV from the coding sequence ATGTCGGTCCAGCTCGAATCCGATCCGGGGCAGGTGCGGGGCGTGGATTGGCACGCCATGACGGTCGACGAGGTGGCCGAGGCGCTCACCGCCGACACCGGCGACGGCCTGTCCGCCGCGGAGGTCACCGCCCGCCAGGACCGGTACGGGCCCAACGCGCTGCGCTCGGCCCCGCCGGCACCGTGGTGGAAGCTGTTGGTGAGCCAGTTCAGCGACGGGCTGATCCTCGTCCTGTTCGGCGCGGCGGTGCTGTCGCTGGCCATCGGGGAGATCGAGGAGGCGGTGTTCATCGCCGTCCTGCTGGTGTTCAACGGCGTCCTCGGCTTCGGGCAGGAACGGCAGGCGCAGAAGTCACTGGCGGCGATCCAGGCGCTCGTCGTGCCGCACGCGCGGGTGCGGCGCGACGGGACTGTGCAGCAGGTTCCGGCGGACGAGCTCGTACCCGGCGATCTGGTGCTGTTGGAGGCCGGTGACACGGTGCCGGCCGACGGCCGACTGGTCGCGGCGTTCCGGCTGGCGATGGCCGAGGCCGCGCTCACCGGCGAGGCGGTGCCGGTGGACAAGAACACCGGGGCGGTCGGGCGCGACACCGCACTGGCCGACCGCACCGACATGGCGTTCACCCACACCGCGGTCACCGCGGGCCGCGCAGAGGTGCTCATCACCGCGACCGGCATGGACACCGAGATCGGCAAGCTGGCCACCCTGATGTCCGAGGTGGAGTCCGAGCCGACCCCGCTGCAACGCCAGACCGCCCAGCTCGGGCACCGGCTGGCGATGATCGCCGGCGCCGCCGTGCTCGGCCTGCTGATCGTCGGCCTGGTCCAGGGTGAGGACTTTCAGGAACTGATCGTCGGCGCGATCGCGCTGGCCGTCGCGGCGATCCCGGAGGCGCTGCCGGCAACGGTCACGGTGACCCTCGCGGTGGGGATGAGCCGGCTCGCCAAGCGCCGCGCCGTGGTCAAACGCCTGCACGCCGTGGAGACGCTGGGCTCGACCTCGGTCATCTGCAGCGACAAGACCGGCACCCTGACGCTCAACCAGATGACCGCTCGCACGCTCGTGCGCGGCACCGAGGAACTCTCCGTCGAAGGCCAGGGCTATTCGCCGGACGGGCGGATCATCAGCTGCGACTTCGACGGGCAGCCACCCGAACTGCGCCAGCTCACCGCGGCGATGGCGCTCTGCAACGACGCGGTCATCCGCGACGGGGCCTGCATCGGCGATCCCACCGAGGGGGCGCTGGTGGTTCTGGCCGGCAAGGCGGGCATCGACGTCACCGGCGCCCGGCGGCGGTTCCCCCGGGTCGGTGAGGTGCCGTTCGACTCGGCCACCAAGTACATGGCCACGTTCCACGAGGACACGTCCGGGCAGCGTCCCGGTGAGGTGGTGATCTGCGTCAAGGGGGCGGTGGAGAGCGTCCTGGAACGCGTCGATCACATCGCCGATCGCAACGGCGAGCCGCTCGCTCTCGACGACGCCGGCCGTGTCGCGGTCCGGGCGGCCGCCGACCGCCTCGCCGGGCGCGGCCAGCGGGTCCTGGCGGCTGCCGGCCGCTGGGTGCCGCGCGACCGGCTCGACCTCGACGGCGATCTGGCGCAGGCCGCGACCGGCCTGACCTTCCTGGGGCTGGTCGGCATCGTCGATCCGCCGCGGAGTGAGGCGAAGGACGCGATCACCGCGGCCCACCGGTCCGGCATCGAGATCAAGATGATCACCGGGGATCATCCGGCCACCGCGCACGCCATCGCCGAGGCGCTGGGCATCACCGGTGACGTGGTCCGTGGCGCCGATCTGGAGGCCATGGACGACCGCGAACTGGCCGGCCGGGTGCGCGACATCGGCGTGTTCGCGCGGGTGGCGCCCGAACACAAACTGCGCATCGTACGGGCGTTGCAGTCCCACCACCTGGTGGTGTCGATGACCGGCGACGGCGTGAACGACGCGCCCGCGCTGGAGCAGGCCGACATCGGCGTGGCGATGGGGATCACCGGCACCGAGGTGACCAAAGAGGCCGCCGACATGATCCTGCTGGACGACAACTTCGCGACGATCGTGACCGCGGTCCGTGAGGGCCGGACGATCTACGAGAACATCGTCAAGTTCGTCCGGTTCCAGCTCTCGACCAACCTGAGCGCCATCATGACGGTGCTGGCCAGCGCGCTGCTGAGCACGACCGCGCCGTTCACGACGATCCAGATCCTCTGGGTCAACCTGATCTGCGACGGCCCGCCGGCGCTCGCCCTCGGCGTCGACAAACCCCGGCCCGGTTCGATGGACGAGCCGCCGCGCTCCAAGAAGGCACAGATCCTGCCCTGGTCCCGCCTGCGGGTGCTGCTCTGGCTCGCCGCGATCATGGGCGCCTGCACGCTCGGCGTGGTGGCCTGGGCCGGCCAGCTCTACGGCGCCGCCGTCGCCGCGACGATGGGCTGGACCACGTTCGTGCTCGCCCAGCTGTTCAACGTCTTCAACGCCCGCGCCGAACGGGCGTCGACCTTCACCTCCGGCTTCTTCTCCAACCGGTACGTGTGGATCTCCGTCGGCGCCGTCGCATTCGCCCAGCTCGCCATCGTCAAGGTCGACTGGCTGGGCGACTTCTTCGACGCCGCCCACCTGACCGGCGCCCAGTTCGCGATCTGCCTCGCCCTGGGTTCGCTCGTGCTGTGGCTCGAAGAGATCCGCAAGTGGGTTGTCCGCCGCCGGGCACGGTCCGTCCGGACCGCCGTCGTCTGA
- a CDS encoding ParA family protein codes for MKIYATYNIKGGVGKTSTAVNLAYLAGAAGRRTLLWDLDPQGAATYVFRVRPRVRGGSRALVTGRQPVDDAVKATDFDNLDLLPADFSYRNMDLDLDDAKRRKRRLHDLLAGLAADYDVAFLDCPPGVSLVSENIVRAADVLLVPLIPTTLSLRTYAQLTRFVADAPRPRPEIIAIFSMVDRRKRLHREVIEAAHDGTGRFAETVIPSMTLVEQMAEQRAPVPVFAPTARITRCYQQLWSEVGEDSAPA; via the coding sequence GTGAAGATCTACGCGACCTACAACATCAAGGGCGGTGTCGGGAAGACGTCCACCGCGGTCAACCTGGCCTACCTTGCGGGTGCCGCCGGCCGCCGCACCCTGCTCTGGGACCTCGACCCGCAGGGCGCGGCGACCTACGTGTTCCGGGTCAGGCCGCGGGTGAGGGGCGGCAGCCGTGCTCTGGTCACCGGCCGGCAGCCCGTCGACGACGCGGTGAAGGCGACCGACTTCGACAACCTGGATCTGCTGCCGGCGGACTTCTCGTACCGCAACATGGACCTCGATCTCGACGACGCGAAGCGGCGGAAACGCCGCCTGCACGACCTGCTGGCCGGGCTGGCCGCGGACTACGACGTCGCCTTCCTGGACTGCCCGCCCGGCGTGTCGCTGGTGTCGGAGAACATCGTTCGCGCGGCGGACGTCCTGCTGGTGCCACTCATTCCCACGACGCTGTCGCTGCGCACGTACGCCCAGCTGACCCGCTTCGTCGCGGATGCGCCACGGCCGCGGCCGGAGATCATTGCGATCTTCTCGATGGTCGACCGGCGCAAGCGTCTGCACCGCGAAGTCATCGAGGCCGCGCACGACGGCACCGGCCGGTTCGCGGAAACCGTCATCCCATCGATGACGCTCGTCGAGCAGATGGCCGAGCAGCGCGCGCCGGTACCGGTCTTCGCGCCCACGGCCAGGATCACCCGCTGCTACCAGCAACTGTGGTCGGAGGTCGGCGAGGACTCGGCGCCCGCCTAG
- a CDS encoding LuxR C-terminal-related transcriptional regulator, translated as MDESARHAAVSRFGLEAGRPVVPQPHLRRARLHGLLEAGATHPVTVLRAGAGWGKTTLVAAWAAEQPRPDRVAWLTVRRRHTGVAALCSGIAAAMGLSPVDMPAGDEAAVRTLLDRLASVFDRRNASSALILDDLHLLTGTSTERALATLVAHLPAGLRLVLLCRNQPALPDAGRLITIGVEELALHAAEAADLVGLLGGGDPSIGEGWPLGVRLAAESDDPRAIDDYLWREVVDPLPAPIRRFLLRTSVVEQLTPALAETLTGIGDSEHTLGALARDTGLVTSDDDADRYFRYHGQLRAMLRRRLESEAPGLVARLHVTAAHWYAAERSVPEALRHAADAADWAYLGRLVAELAVTRIVSAERRLVVDAVQRVPPQFLPTTPELALCAALLAFVAGDFAAVPSWIGRSRAMLAGRDTADRLAVDAALGLLEIGTVHRVHGDMPNLVEAATEVLGRLSTADTGRLPLLLQLRAVATNNKGVGLLWSGRLEQAERHLWSALRAARTTGLELIDLNASGHLALLAYFQGDLGLAETHAGSAQQLAEQHGLSATAQAMAGQLALALIEVERDRITEARDHWRRTLRTEANPPEAALIVMSSVVLVHLLLATEDVGSARLYLRQARQEDVYALNAPFLQRWINLVESGLDVAHGLPAQVVARYRDRTALMMAEQAVLGQALIAAGDSSGEQLLAAAANGPDRIAAVQAWISLALLADAQGKTSRAAAAAARAAALAEPDGIRRPLRRLRLAGIDPASGQRPPAPGAALPEPLSSRETEVLQFLPSVLTAQEIADHLGVSVTTIKAHLRSIYRKLGAARRREAVDIAHRLGLL; from the coding sequence ATGGACGAGTCAGCCCGGCATGCTGCCGTTTCTCGGTTCGGGCTGGAGGCCGGCCGGCCGGTGGTGCCGCAGCCGCACCTTCGGCGTGCCCGGCTGCATGGCCTGCTCGAGGCCGGCGCGACCCACCCGGTGACCGTGCTGCGCGCCGGAGCAGGCTGGGGCAAGACGACGCTCGTCGCCGCCTGGGCGGCGGAGCAGCCGCGACCGGACCGGGTGGCCTGGCTGACCGTGCGGCGCCGGCACACCGGCGTCGCGGCGCTCTGCTCCGGAATCGCCGCGGCCATGGGTTTGTCCCCTGTCGATATGCCGGCCGGCGACGAGGCGGCTGTCAGAACCTTGCTGGACCGGCTGGCGTCCGTTTTTGATCGCCGGAACGCTTCGTCGGCACTGATACTCGACGACCTGCACCTGCTGACGGGAACCTCGACCGAACGCGCGCTGGCCACCCTGGTCGCCCATCTTCCGGCCGGGCTGCGCCTGGTGTTGCTCTGCCGCAACCAGCCGGCTCTGCCCGACGCCGGCCGTTTGATCACGATCGGCGTCGAGGAGCTCGCCCTGCACGCCGCCGAGGCCGCGGACCTGGTCGGTCTACTCGGCGGTGGCGATCCCAGCATCGGCGAAGGATGGCCGCTCGGAGTCCGGCTGGCCGCCGAGTCCGACGATCCCCGCGCCATCGACGACTACCTGTGGCGCGAGGTCGTCGACCCGCTGCCGGCGCCGATCCGGCGATTCCTGCTGCGCACCAGCGTCGTCGAACAGCTCACCCCGGCGCTTGCCGAAACCCTCACCGGCATCGGGGACAGCGAGCACACCCTCGGCGCGCTCGCCCGCGACACCGGCCTGGTCACCAGCGACGACGACGCCGATCGATACTTCCGCTACCACGGTCAGCTGCGGGCGATGCTGCGGCGGCGGCTGGAGAGCGAGGCGCCGGGACTGGTCGCCCGGCTGCATGTCACTGCGGCGCACTGGTACGCCGCCGAACGCTCCGTCCCCGAAGCCCTGCGGCATGCGGCGGACGCCGCCGACTGGGCCTATCTGGGCCGGCTGGTGGCCGAGCTCGCAGTGACCCGGATCGTCTCCGCCGAACGAAGGCTCGTGGTCGACGCGGTGCAGCGGGTCCCGCCGCAGTTCCTGCCCACCACACCGGAACTGGCCCTCTGCGCCGCCCTGCTGGCCTTCGTCGCCGGCGACTTCGCCGCGGTCCCGAGCTGGATCGGGCGGTCCCGGGCCATGCTCGCCGGTCGCGACACGGCCGACCGGCTGGCGGTCGATGCGGCCCTGGGCCTGCTCGAGATCGGCACGGTCCACCGGGTCCACGGTGACATGCCGAACCTCGTCGAGGCGGCCACCGAGGTACTCGGGCGGCTCAGCACCGCGGACACCGGCCGCCTTCCGCTGTTGCTGCAGCTGCGCGCTGTCGCCACGAACAACAAAGGGGTCGGCCTGCTCTGGAGCGGCCGGCTCGAGCAGGCCGAACGGCATCTCTGGTCGGCACTGCGCGCCGCCCGCACGACCGGTCTGGAGCTGATCGACCTCAATGCGTCAGGCCACCTCGCTCTGCTGGCGTACTTCCAGGGCGACCTCGGCCTCGCAGAGACGCACGCCGGCTCCGCGCAGCAGCTCGCCGAACAGCACGGACTGTCCGCCACCGCGCAGGCCATGGCAGGACAGCTGGCCCTGGCCCTGATCGAGGTGGAACGCGACCGGATCACCGAGGCCCGCGATCATTGGCGGCGCACCCTGCGTACCGAAGCCAATCCGCCCGAGGCCGCCCTGATCGTGATGTCCTCGGTGGTGCTGGTCCACCTGCTGCTGGCCACCGAGGACGTGGGATCCGCCCGGTTGTACCTGCGGCAGGCACGTCAGGAGGACGTCTACGCCCTGAACGCCCCGTTCCTGCAACGCTGGATCAACCTGGTGGAGAGTGGGCTCGACGTGGCGCACGGCCTCCCGGCGCAGGTGGTGGCCCGCTACCGGGACCGGACCGCCCTGATGATGGCCGAGCAGGCCGTGCTCGGCCAGGCGCTGATCGCGGCCGGTGACAGCTCCGGCGAACAGTTGCTGGCCGCGGCCGCGAACGGTCCGGACCGGATAGCGGCCGTGCAGGCGTGGATCTCCCTGGCCCTGCTCGCCGACGCCCAGGGCAAGACGTCGCGGGCCGCGGCTGCCGCGGCCCGGGCCGCCGCCCTGGCCGAGCCGGACGGCATCCGCCGCCCGTTGCGGCGGCTCCGCCTGGCCGGCATCGATCCGGCGTCCGGGCAGCGGCCGCCCGCCCCCGGCGCCGCACTCCCCGAACCGCTCAGCAGCCGGGAGACCGAGGTGCTGCAGTTCCTGCCGAGCGTGCTCACCGCCCAGGAGATCGCCGATCACCTGGGCGTCTCGGTGACCACCATCAAGGCGCACCTGCGCTCGATCTACCGCAAGCTCGGCGCGGCCCGGCGCCGTGAGGCGGTGGACATCGCCCACCGCCTCGGCCTCCTCTGA
- a CDS encoding alpha/beta-hydrolase family protein → MSGQGLNEPDPATNIGLLVASALAPETFAPSLSSRSAGDQGLVTGLSIGLHYLLTVSAQDALRATAVWLSAGSAPSTLLADVVAIPAGLALQHTLPARADESMARGLLRQIGWRSAVTGLGGVVLSGAQAGTRWLDARIGAGGRIAALPVAVPAGLAVAYLLERRRVRAPAQGDEPSALRSLSVAGGIVAGMSAAAYAEHLLTDQFSRRMAAALPAPVEAWRLVGHGALLVALAAGGSGLWHRAMRRIEAGTSAEQPLISADEETRWVGTTISGGPGSLVPWASLGREGRRHALAYARPAPIPDAPPGTPDLSIETVMGTPARAQPVQVYVGLDSAQSARQRVDLALAELERTGAFDRSVLMLVSPTGTGYVNYVAVAAAQYLALGDVATVTLQYSKRPSPLSLGMVKAAREQNRLLWLRILQEVRRRPEPRPRVVLFGESLGAHTSQDVFLHWGTLGLETLGIDRALWIGTPYGSGWMHQVTGEDRLDVDRDTVAVVNDYAQLEAIDPQRRARLRYVMLSHDNDGVTKFGLDLLTTPPRWLGADRPPLETVDGASPRGIPPDIRWRPITTFFQLLIDMKNAQVPGRYRAWGHDYRPDLARFISEVFDLPATPEQLDRIETALKSREAIREQLFDHRPAG, encoded by the coding sequence ATGTCAGGACAGGGACTGAACGAGCCGGACCCGGCCACGAACATCGGGCTGCTGGTCGCGTCGGCGCTCGCCCCGGAGACGTTCGCTCCCTCGCTGTCGTCGCGCAGCGCCGGTGACCAGGGACTGGTCACCGGCCTGTCGATCGGGCTGCACTACCTGCTGACGGTCAGCGCGCAGGACGCGTTGCGGGCGACCGCCGTCTGGTTGTCCGCCGGGTCGGCGCCATCGACCTTGCTGGCCGATGTCGTCGCGATCCCGGCTGGTCTGGCGCTGCAGCATACGCTTCCGGCGCGTGCCGATGAGTCGATGGCCCGGGGCCTGCTCCGGCAGATCGGATGGCGGTCCGCCGTGACCGGGCTGGGTGGCGTCGTGCTCAGCGGAGCCCAGGCCGGCACCCGGTGGCTGGACGCCAGGATCGGCGCCGGTGGGCGGATCGCTGCTCTGCCCGTGGCGGTGCCGGCCGGCCTCGCTGTCGCATACCTGCTGGAGCGCCGCCGGGTACGAGCCCCCGCGCAGGGCGACGAACCGTCAGCCCTGCGGTCCCTGTCAGTGGCCGGCGGCATCGTCGCGGGCATGAGCGCAGCCGCCTACGCCGAACACCTGCTGACCGATCAGTTCAGTCGGCGGATGGCCGCAGCGCTGCCCGCCCCGGTCGAGGCGTGGCGCCTGGTGGGCCACGGAGCGCTGCTCGTCGCCCTGGCGGCCGGCGGCTCAGGCCTGTGGCACCGGGCGATGCGGCGCATCGAGGCCGGCACGTCGGCCGAGCAACCGCTGATCTCGGCCGACGAGGAGACCCGGTGGGTCGGCACCACCATCAGCGGCGGACCGGGCAGCCTGGTGCCCTGGGCCAGCCTGGGCCGCGAGGGCCGCCGGCACGCGCTCGCCTACGCGCGGCCCGCGCCCATTCCGGACGCCCCGCCCGGTACGCCCGACCTGTCCATCGAAACGGTGATGGGTACGCCGGCGCGCGCGCAGCCGGTGCAGGTCTATGTGGGGCTCGACAGCGCCCAGTCCGCCCGCCAACGCGTCGACCTCGCCCTGGCCGAGCTGGAGCGCACCGGCGCGTTCGACCGCTCGGTGCTCATGCTGGTGTCACCGACCGGCACCGGCTACGTCAATTATGTGGCCGTCGCGGCAGCGCAATACCTGGCGCTGGGCGACGTGGCCACCGTGACACTGCAGTACTCCAAGCGGCCGTCGCCGCTGTCACTCGGCATGGTCAAGGCAGCCCGGGAGCAGAACCGGCTGCTGTGGCTGAGGATCCTCCAGGAGGTGCGGCGCCGCCCGGAACCACGCCCGCGGGTGGTCCTGTTCGGCGAGAGCCTGGGCGCGCACACCAGCCAGGACGTGTTCCTGCACTGGGGCACGCTCGGTCTGGAGACGCTGGGCATCGATCGCGCACTGTGGATCGGTACGCCGTACGGCAGCGGATGGATGCACCAGGTCACCGGCGAGGACCGGCTCGACGTCGACCGCGACACCGTTGCCGTGGTCAACGACTACGCCCAACTGGAGGCGATCGACCCGCAGCGCCGGGCCCGGCTGCGCTACGTCATGCTCAGCCACGACAACGACGGCGTCACCAAGTTCGGGCTGGACCTGCTGACGACGCCGCCCCGGTGGCTCGGCGCGGACCGGCCGCCACTGGAGACCGTCGACGGGGCGAGCCCCCGCGGCATCCCGCCGGACATCCGCTGGCGGCCGATCACCACGTTCTTCCAGTTGCTGATCGACATGAAGAACGCGCAGGTGCCGGGCCGCTACCGCGCCTGGGGCCACGACTACCGGCCCGACCTCGCGCGGTTCATCAGCGAGGTGTTCGACCTGCCCGCCACGCCGGAGCAGCTGGACCGGATCGAGACCGCGCTGAAGTCCCGCGAGGCCATCCGGGAGCAGCTGTTCGACCACCGCCCGGCCGGCTAG
- a CDS encoding alpha/beta fold hydrolase translates to MAETGWRERRIKVQGRPVFVRIGPEVPGSVPLVHVHGFAVSGSYLLPTARALAGRATTLVPDLPGYGRSAAWGHALGIPSLAWALLELLDALELERVYLVGNSMGGPVSLEVAHSAPERVAGIVLASPAGGMHNQPLGRALLQLARDVRRESPRMIPVVLPDYLHFGPVNGLHLFSELVRFPSLERLLRTPVPTLAVLGSRDPLMPPMTRVRELGRLAPPHLTVVMIDGAAHAMNYSHPGELAHVIGCWLDGDDITDDPGQPGIARVLQIRPGNG, encoded by the coding sequence GTGGCGGAGACGGGCTGGCGTGAGCGCCGGATCAAGGTCCAGGGACGTCCGGTGTTCGTCCGCATCGGACCCGAGGTGCCCGGATCCGTCCCGCTGGTACACGTACACGGCTTCGCGGTGTCCGGAAGCTATCTGTTGCCGACCGCCCGGGCGCTGGCCGGGCGCGCGACGACGCTCGTACCCGATCTGCCCGGCTACGGGCGCAGCGCGGCCTGGGGCCATGCGCTCGGGATCCCCTCGCTGGCCTGGGCGCTGCTCGAGCTACTCGACGCGCTGGAGCTGGAGCGGGTGTACCTGGTCGGCAACTCGATGGGCGGGCCGGTGTCGCTCGAGGTGGCGCACAGCGCGCCCGAGCGGGTGGCCGGAATCGTGCTGGCCTCCCCCGCCGGCGGCATGCACAACCAGCCGCTGGGGCGGGCGCTGCTGCAGCTCGCCCGCGACGTGCGCCGCGAGAGCCCGCGGATGATCCCGGTCGTGCTGCCCGACTACCTGCACTTCGGCCCGGTGAACGGGCTGCACCTGTTCAGCGAGCTGGTGCGGTTCCCCTCCCTGGAACGTCTGCTGCGCACGCCGGTGCCCACCCTCGCCGTGCTCGGCAGCCGCGACCCGCTGATGCCGCCGATGACGCGGGTGCGCGAGCTCGGCCGGCTGGCGCCGCCACACCTGACGGTGGTGATGATCGACGGCGCGGCGCATGCGATGAACTACAGCCACCCGGGCGAGCTCGCGCACGTGATCGGCTGCTGGCTCGACGGCGACGACATCACCGACGATCCCGGGCAGCCCGGCATCGCGCGGGTCCTGCAGATCCGGCCCGGGAACGGGTGA
- a CDS encoding carboxymuconolactone decarboxylase family protein translates to MATGQAPVLEALTDINAASLARVELDPTALLMVRIAALVAVDAPPASYLLHVAPAVESGVKIDDIQDILVAVAPIVGAPRVLRAAGAITEALGLAIAITADAADESGA, encoded by the coding sequence ATGGCAACCGGACAGGCACCCGTCCTCGAGGCCCTGACCGATATCAACGCGGCGTCGCTGGCCCGGGTCGAGCTCGACCCCACCGCACTGCTCATGGTCCGGATCGCTGCGCTCGTCGCGGTCGACGCGCCGCCGGCCTCCTACCTGCTGCACGTGGCGCCGGCGGTGGAGTCCGGTGTCAAGATCGACGACATCCAGGACATCCTCGTCGCCGTCGCGCCGATCGTCGGAGCGCCGCGCGTGCTCCGGGCCGCGGGCGCCATCACCGAGGCGCTCGGCCTCGCCATCGCCATCACGGCTGACGCGGCCGACGAGTCCGGCGCCTGA